One part of the Flavobacterium johnsoniae UW101 genome encodes these proteins:
- a CDS encoding PorP/SprF family type IX secretion system membrane protein, giving the protein MKTKINIILTLFIIIIFLERAYGQQTPVFSSYNYNAVLLNPAHAGYYHDIDIAMITNGYFNSVEGSPKNFDLSVNKLTWGEKIGLAAGISHDQIGVTNTTSFFTSYSYKIYYDSDYKYGKWWAYDPSIISFGVTAGAMLYNENLTRLGIENDPEFQENINSFTPTFGVGFLYNRDQIYFGLSSPNLLSSAFNSSNNTHLKNVYYSYFGYKFFTNRFEEVLVNPSVLFKYVEGAPFQADLNLLINYKNKVEFGGGYRTSKTLNFLAGFHLSDNFRVICTYNKSIDNVVIPDTFGLVLNYRAGKGF; this is encoded by the coding sequence ATGAAAACTAAAATCAATATAATCTTAACCTTATTCATAATCATCATTTTTTTAGAAAGAGCTTATGGACAGCAGACACCTGTTTTTTCAAGTTATAATTACAATGCCGTTTTACTAAATCCTGCCCATGCCGGATATTACCATGATATTGATATTGCTATGATTACAAATGGTTATTTTAATTCAGTAGAAGGAAGTCCAAAGAATTTTGATCTTTCGGTAAATAAATTAACATGGGGAGAAAAAATAGGTTTGGCTGCAGGAATTTCGCATGACCAGATAGGAGTAACCAATACAACCAGTTTTTTTACCTCTTACTCCTATAAAATCTATTACGATTCAGATTATAAATATGGAAAATGGTGGGCATACGATCCCAGTATAATTTCTTTTGGAGTTACAGCTGGAGCAATGCTTTACAACGAAAACCTGACTCGTTTGGGAATCGAAAATGATCCTGAATTTCAGGAAAACATCAACAGTTTTACACCCACTTTTGGAGTTGGGTTTTTGTATAACCGAGATCAGATTTATTTCGGATTATCGTCTCCAAATCTCTTAAGTTCTGCTTTTAATTCAAGTAATAATACCCATTTAAAAAACGTGTATTACAGTTATTTTGGTTATAAATTTTTCACCAATCGTTTTGAAGAAGTACTGGTCAATCCAAGCGTATTATTTAAATATGTAGAAGGAGCGCCGTTTCAGGCCGATCTGAATCTTTTAATCAATTATAAAAATAAAGTAGAATTTGGCGGTGGTTACCGAACTTCAAAAACACTGAATTTTCTAGCCGGATTTCACCTTTCAGACAATTTCAGGGTTATCTGTACTTACAATAAATCTATTGACAATGTAGTAATTCCCGACACTTTTGGATTAGTTTTAAACTACAGAGCGGGCAAAGGGTTTTAG
- a CDS encoding response regulator transcription factor, whose amino-acid sequence MNQINLLIADDHTMFLQGIISLLEQEPNITIIDKAVNGIEALEIIKKGVVDFIILDISMPEMDGIELSKILKKQHPNVKILIVSTHSNVMIVSRLIRIGVNGYLLKNAAKEELLKAINTIASGENYFAEELEEKHLSNSSKIEKQVSNLTELSSREKEILVLIAHEYNTAEIAEKTFISLNTVNTHRRNLLSKLNAKNTAGLVKYAVENGLVD is encoded by the coding sequence ATGAACCAAATTAACCTACTTATTGCCGACGATCATACGATGTTTCTACAGGGGATTATTTCTCTTTTGGAGCAGGAACCCAATATTACTATTATTGACAAAGCGGTAAACGGAATTGAAGCGCTGGAAATTATTAAAAAGGGAGTTGTTGATTTTATTATTCTGGATATCAGCATGCCTGAGATGGATGGAATTGAATTGAGTAAAATTCTGAAAAAACAACATCCGAATGTCAAAATACTAATTGTAAGTACACACAGCAATGTGATGATTGTTTCCAGGCTGATTAGAATTGGCGTAAACGGTTATTTGCTGAAAAATGCTGCAAAAGAAGAACTTCTGAAAGCAATTAACACGATTGCTTCGGGAGAGAATTATTTTGCTGAAGAACTGGAAGAAAAACATCTTTCGAATAGTTCGAAAATCGAAAAGCAGGTTTCTAACTTAACTGAGCTAAGTTCCCGTGAAAAAGAGATTTTGGTTTTGATTGCCCACGAATACAATACGGCTGAAATTGCCGAAAAAACGTTCATTAGTTTAAATACCGTAAATACGCACCGCCGTAATTTATTATCTAAACTGAATGCTAAAAATACGGCAGGTCTTGTAAAATATGCAGTCGAAAATGGTTTAGTTGATTAA